Proteins encoded within one genomic window of Acidobacteriota bacterium:
- a CDS encoding DUF5675 family protein translates to MELVVQRERSTANATPGKLYADGTFMFFTLEDTVREIAGVPVEQWKIPGKTAVPAGRRRIILSQSPRFSAKKPYSDLADGRVPEILNVPGFIGIRAHIGNSATDTDGCLLVGKQRLDAECILRSREAYKELVNLLLAAEKRGEEVWITYKNP, encoded by the coding sequence ATGGAGCTAGTGGTCCAACGCGAACGCTCGACGGCCAACGCCACACCCGGCAAGCTTTACGCCGATGGCACTTTCATGTTCTTCACGCTCGAGGACACGGTCCGCGAGATAGCCGGCGTCCCGGTGGAGCAGTGGAAGATCCCGGGCAAGACGGCCGTGCCGGCAGGTCGCCGCCGCATCATCCTGAGCCAATCGCCAAGGTTCTCCGCGAAGAAGCCATACAGCGATCTCGCCGATGGCCGCGTGCCAGAGATCCTGAACGTTCCCGGGTTCATCGGTATCCGTGCGCACATCGGCAACTCGGCCACGGACACCGACGGCTGCCTGCTCGTTGGCAAGCAACGGCTCGATGCCGAGTGCATCCTGCGCTCCCGCGAGGCCTACAAAGAACTCGTGAACCTGCTGCTCGCAGCCGAGAAGCGCGGCGAAGAAGTCTGGATCACTTACAAAAACCCGTGA